ATACGGTTAAGCGTAATCAGGGCCATACCAATATGATTTTGTATAAGATGCCAGTATCAGGATACTAGTATCAGGATATTAGTATCAAGTATCGGGATATTAGTATCAAGTATCAGGATAGGATGCCGTTGCAATAAACTCGTTTTCAAGGCCATCTTGAAATACCAGTATTTTAATGCAAGTCTTGCTACTAGTATCTTGATACCTGATACTAACCTGAACTACCCCCCGGTGCTAAAACTAAGCTTTCGTAGCATTCAGCGCTTTTGATGCTTCAAGCGAAATAGCTGATTTATCAAAACGTATCTTCGTTCCGCTTTCTACTTCAATTAAGAAAGTTGTATCCGTAATATCTACAATCTTGCCGTGAATACCTGCAGTGGTAATGACCTTATCGCCACGTTTCAATTCGTCAATATACTTTTTCTGGTCTTTTGCTTTCTTCATCTGAGGACGGATCATAAAGAAGTAAAATACTACTATGATTAGTCCAAACATTATCATTTGCTGCATTCCTGGATTCATATAATTAATTTTTAGTGATTAAAACTATTTAGTAGCGCTCTGAACTTCACCAACGAGAAAGATCTCTGTGGTAGAAGGTGAGGCATTTGTTGTAAGCGTTACAGCTTTATGTTGCTGCCCGTTTTTACCAGAACTGTTAAATACAACCTTTATAACGCCACTCTCTCCCGGAGCAATGGGCTGATGGGGATAGTCGGGTACGGTACAACCGCAACTTGTGGACGCATTGGAGATAATCAGCGGGCTTTTACCGGTATTGGTGAATTTAAAGTCATAAGAAACCTTTTCGCCTTCTTTAATCTTACCAAAGTCGTAGGTATCCTCTTCGAAATTAATAACAGGCAATCTCGATGCGTCGGCAGAACTCCCCGCGGTTTCGGTCTGAGGAGCACTCCCATTAGTGGTACCTTTATTTTTACACGATGTAATACTAACTGCTATCCCCGCTAGTATTGCGATAAAAACAATTTTCATATTATTATTCAATTAAACCTCTTCCAGTTTTACGAATTTTACCGGCCTGTTTAAGGTCATCTAAAATTTTGTCTAAAATACCATTAATAAACAAATTACTTTTAGGAGTACTGAATTCTTTTGCTATTTCAATATACTCATTCATAGTAACCTTTACAGGTATCGACGGGAAATGTACTAATTCTGTAATTGCCATTTTCATAAGCAACACATCAATAATAGCTATACGTTCGGCATCCCAGTTCCTGGTTTTATCCGAAATATACTGCTGGTATTCTTCATCAAAAGAGATGGTACGCCCCAAAAGATCAAGGATAAATTCGCGGTCTTCGTGCCATGCAGGACTTATCTGGGCAAGTTTATTCTCGGCTGCGTTCTCACTCTGAAAATTGCTGAATGTTTTGGCGAGCATCGCTTCCAGCACTTCCTTATCTACAGGCCAGTTAATGAATTTTTCTTCAAACACCTGTTCAACCGAAGGAGTAACCTTAATGATCTTTTTATAGATATATTTAATTATTTCTTTCTCCGAACGCAGAGAAGAATCGGAGTTATTAAGATAAGCTTGATATTGTTCGGATTCCTTTAAGATATTAAATATCGTTTTAACAACTTCGGGGTCAAAGCTCCACGACACTTTATATTTCTTTAGAAGACTTTGATAGTCGTTATGCTCTTTTAAAAGGTTAATGAACTTATTTGAATGCAATTTGACATTTGCATTCAGGTCATTTTCGGTAGGCAGGTATTTGTTGGCCCGTTCATCGGCGTCAATCATTGCGTAATCCGACACTTCAGCCAGTAAAGCAAGGAGCCAGATATACATTTCATAAACTTCATCAACGCTTTCGAGAAGCCTTTTCTCCAATACCTTTACTACTTTGTTTTCTGATAAATGGTAGGCATACAATGCCTGCAACACTTTTACCCTCAGATGCCTTCTGTTTAACATGTTATAAGAACGATTTGTATAAAAAAATTATTAATGTGATGCTTTAATCTTACGTATATCAGCGATGCGCTTTTCGGCAATAATATCTGCCGCTTTATTTGCAGGTATATTTTCTTCTTTGGATTTCTTCAGTACTTTTCTGGTAGCCGAATAGATATTTTCAGCTAGCTGCATGGTTCTCTTGCGGCTGTAACCTGATAATTCCGAATAGCAATTGATCATCCCTCCCGCATTGATAAGATAATCAGGTGCGTAAAGAATGCCACTATCCAGAAGCATCTTCCCGTGAAGCTCTTCATCAGCAAGCTGATTATTAGCCGACCCGGCGATAATAGAGCACTTCATCCGGGGGATAGTTTCTGAATTTATGGTTCCACCAAGAGCACATGGTGAATAAACATCAAACTCAAGGTCGAGTATATTATTATTCGAAACGGCCTCTGCCCCATATTTCCTCGCTACCTGTACCAGGCGGTCTTCGTTAATATCACTGACGTAAACCTTCGCATTTTCTTCTCTTAAGAGATATACGAGGTTCTCGCCTACCTGTCCGATGCCCTGTACTGCCACCGAACGACCTGCAAGACTATCGTTGCCATATTGCTCTTTAATGCAGGCCTTGATGCCCATGAGTACGCCTTTGGCTGCAATAGGTGAAGGATCGCCACTACCTCCCATTGATTCGGGTACCCCGGTAACATACTTTGTTTCCATGCGGATATACTCCATATCGCGCGGATTAGTACCCAGATCTTCGGCCGTGATGAATGAACCATTAAGGTTCCTGATAAACTGGCCAAACCGGCGCATCAAAGCTTCAGACTTGTCTGTCCTGTTATCTCCGATGATAACAGCGCTCCCGCCTCCCAGATTAAGCCCGCTAATGGCGGCTTTATAGGTCATTGTTCTCGACAAACGCAAAACATCCTGAAGCGCATCCGCCTCGGTTTTATATGCCCACATCCTTGTGCCGCCTAAAGCCGGCCCTAATGTGATATCGTGAATAGCAATAATGGCTTGCAGTCCGGTATCTTCATCACTGCAAAAAACCACGTTTCGATGAGAACACTTACTTAACTGATTGAATACGGAATTTTCTTCAAAAGACTTTAAA
The window above is part of the Arcticibacter tournemirensis genome. Proteins encoded here:
- the yajC gene encoding preprotein translocase subunit YajC — encoded protein: MNPGMQQMIMFGLIIVVFYFFMIRPQMKKAKDQKKYIDELKRGDKVITTAGIHGKIVDITDTTFLIEVESGTKIRFDKSAISLEASKALNATKA
- a CDS encoding DUF1573 domain-containing protein, producing MKIVFIAILAGIAVSITSCKNKGTTNGSAPQTETAGSSADASRLPVINFEEDTYDFGKIKEGEKVSYDFKFTNTGKSPLIISNASTSCGCTVPDYPHQPIAPGESGVIKVVFNSSGKNGQQHKAVTLTTNASPSTTEIFLVGEVQSATK
- the nusB gene encoding transcription antitermination factor NusB; its protein translation is MLNRRHLRVKVLQALYAYHLSENKVVKVLEKRLLESVDEVYEMYIWLLALLAEVSDYAMIDADERANKYLPTENDLNANVKLHSNKFINLLKEHNDYQSLLKKYKVSWSFDPEVVKTIFNILKESEQYQAYLNNSDSSLRSEKEIIKYIYKKIIKVTPSVEQVFEEKFINWPVDKEVLEAMLAKTFSNFQSENAAENKLAQISPAWHEDREFILDLLGRTISFDEEYQQYISDKTRNWDAERIAIIDVLLMKMAITELVHFPSIPVKVTMNEYIEIAKEFSTPKSNLFINGILDKILDDLKQAGKIRKTGRGLIE
- a CDS encoding Glu/Leu/Phe/Val family dehydrogenase; its protein translation is MSLKSFEENSVFNQLSKCSHRNVVFCSDEDTGLQAIIAIHDITLGPALGGTRMWAYKTEADALQDVLRLSRTMTYKAAISGLNLGGGSAVIIGDNRTDKSEALMRRFGQFIRNLNGSFITAEDLGTNPRDMEYIRMETKYVTGVPESMGGSGDPSPIAAKGVLMGIKACIKEQYGNDSLAGRSVAVQGIGQVGENLVYLLREENAKVYVSDINEDRLVQVARKYGAEAVSNNNILDLEFDVYSPCALGGTINSETIPRMKCSIIAGSANNQLADEELHGKMLLDSGILYAPDYLINAGGMINCYSELSGYSRKRTMQLAENIYSATRKVLKKSKEENIPANKAADIIAEKRIADIRKIKASH